The following are encoded in a window of Scophthalmus maximus strain ysfricsl-2021 chromosome 6, ASM2237912v1, whole genome shotgun sequence genomic DNA:
- the hdhd3 gene encoding haloacid dehalogenase-like hydrolase domain-containing protein 3: MRAPLSWVLWDVKDTLLKVRSSVGEQYCREAERLGLSLSPAEVDAAFRQAYRRHSSSYPNYGTAQGLAGKSWWMGVVRDTFSQCRVHDPALLNTVAHNLYHNFCNAENWEVFPDSKKALESCSSLGLRLGVVSNFDSRLEAILHACGLLSHFSFLITSEEAGVAKPDIVIFDKALQKCGVPAASVAHIGDHYVNDYLTSRSVGIHGLLLDRHNKRPDVPPEHRLSSLAALPSWLQKHMD; the protein is encoded by the exons ATGCGAGCTCCTCTGAGCTGGGTGCTGTGGGACGTGAAGGACACCCTGCTGAAGGTGCGTTCATCCGTGGGAGAGCAGTACTGCAGGGAGGCTGAACGACTGGGCCTGAGCCTCAGCCCCGCAGAGGTGGACGCCGCTTTCCGCCAGGCATATCGACGTCACTCCAGCAGTTACCCAAACTATGGCACCGCGCAGGGCCTGGCTGGAAAGTCCTGGTGGATGGGGGTGGTGCGGGACACTTTCTCCCAATGCAGGGTGCACGACCCGGCCCTGCTGAACACAGTCGCTCACAACCTGTATCATAACTTCTGCAATGCAGAGAACTGGGAG GTGTTTCCAGACTCAAAGAAGGCCCTGGAGAGTTGTTCTTCTCTCGGACTGAGACTGGGTGTGGTGTCCAACTTTGACAGCCGTCTAGAAGCAATTTTACATGCTTGCGGTCTGCTGTCTCACTTCAGCTTCTTGATAACGTCAGAGGAAGCAGGTGTAGCGAAGCCTGATATAGTCATCTTTGACAAGGCACTGCAGAAATGTGGCGTACCAGCCGCCAGCGTCGCTCATATTGGGGACCACTATGTGAATGATTACCTCACCTCTCGGTCCGTGGGCATCCACGGGCTCCTGTTAGACCGACACAACAAGCGACCCGATGTTCCTCCAGAGCATCGGCTCAGCTCCCTGGCGGCGCTGCCGTCGTGGCTTCAGAAGCACATGGACTGA
- the tgfa gene encoding protransforming growth factor alpha: MTRIFWDTIFLISGSLFTFGAGPSNSTIEAHIAIDTNSTTAPNTSTSSSAATGSVSTTTISAATDIQAVTDSLLTYGAGQIDAPAIDAGISIDANSSAAPNTSTSSSATRSSTSITSTTAVATTTTGTPPVKKFVAAAVRSHFDDCPDSHRHFCFHGTCRFLILEETPACVCHPGFVGMRCEHADLLAVVATNHRQQTVATVLVLCVIGCVLIMVLCTLLHCWWRQDCRRRSHARHYVSEKHGASCYPSESVV, encoded by the exons ATGACGAGGATCTTCTGGGATACTATCTTCCTCATCAGCG gttCTCTCTTTACTTTTGGAGCAGGGCCGAGCAATTCAACAATTGAAGCCCACATCGCCATCGACACGAACTCCACCACTGCTCCAAACACGTCCACAAGCAGCTCTGCGGCAACCGGCAGCGTGAGCACCACAACGATTTCAGCAGCGACCGACATCCAAGCGGTTACAG ATTCCCTCCTTACATATGGAGCAGGGCAAATCGATGCACCGGCCATCGATGCTGGCATTTCCATTGACGCGAATTCTTCCGCCGCTCCAAACACCTCAACAAGCAGCTCCGCAACAAGGAGCAGCACAAGCATCACCAGCACCACGGCTGTTGCAACTACCACCACGGGCACCCCCCCAGTTAAAA AGTTTGTGGCCGCGGCTGTTCGCTCTCATTTCGACGACTGTCCGGACTCCCACCGCCATTTCTGCTTCCATGGCACATGTCGCTTCCTGATACTGGAGGAGACGCCTGCGTGTGT GTGTCATCCAGGATTTGTGGGGATGAGGTGTGAACATGCAGACCTGCTCGCTGTAGTAGCGACGAATCACAGACAACAGACCGTTGCCACAGTGCTGGTGTTGTGTGTTATTGGCTGTGTTCTGATCATGGTGTTGTGTACACTTTTACA TTGCTGGTGGAGACAGGACTGTCGAAGGCGGAGCCACGCACGTCACTACGTCTCAGAGAAGCACGGAGCGTCCTGCTATCCATCTGAGAGTG TGGTTTGA
- the LOC118310077 gene encoding solute carrier family 2, facilitated glucose transporter member 11 isoform X2, whose product MYPGPLLLVQPASGEQVQKMLQYWRLYVLSMVLGIGGSFQYGIQVSVIASPEVHVQSFVNYTWKLRYGAPVDDSANQLIWSFIVAVLSLGAWAGAIHSGSLPVTYGRKKALLFNNVVAIVAALLMLFSRMAKSFEMILLGRFLYGYNVGLGLSVHLMYLGESSPKKLRGFLTLTSSIFIGFGKVTGQIIGIKEMMGTEDMWPYLLAVSGIPAVLQFVMLLFFPEAPRYLYIDRGDTEGCRRALQWLWQEEDLKLELDDMEKEKESAQGEKVKTVKDVLTSRCVRWQLLTLAIPCAGVQFCGINALYFYAFDIFRESGVPNDKMHYLAIGIGATELMAITLCSFLIDRAGRKKLMGYGYLLMGITMSLLTVMLSIKDLNSWIPYVNIALIFCVICIYGLGPSGVSMALPADLFLQAWRPSAYVISGTINWLSMFLVGMLFGYVVDGLGQFCFLIFVAYSIFSAGFMIRFVPETKGKTMVEIMEDFNKLNYKNSGIDVETTDITLSTKF is encoded by the exons ATGTATCCTGGTCCTCTGCTCCTTGTGCAGCCAGCATCTGGGGAGCAAGTGCAAAAAATG CTGCAATATTGGAGGCTTTATGTTCTGTCGATGGTGTTGGGAATCGGTGGATCCTTTCAGTATGGGAttcaggtgtctgtcattgCTTCTCCAGAAGTG CACGTTCAGAGTTTTGTGAACTACACATGGAAGTTGAGGTACGGTGCTCCAGTGGACGACTCTGCCAACCAGCTCATCTGGTCCTTCATCGTGGCTGTGTTGAGTCTCGGTGCCTGGGCCGGGGCCATTCACAGCGGCAGCCTTCCCGTCACTTATGGCCG gaaaAAAGCCCTCTTATTCAACAATGTTGTGGCGATTGTTGCTGCTCTGCTCATGCTCTTCAGTCGCATGGCCAAATCCTTTGAGATGATTTTGCTGGGCAGATTTCTCTATGGATATAATGTTG GTCTTGGCCTGAGTGTTCACCTCATGTATCTCGGGGAGAGTTCGCCAAAGAAACTCAGAGGTTTCCTGACTCTCACCAGCTCAATCTTCATCGGTTTTGGGAAAGTAACTGGTCAAATAATTGGCATCAA GGAGATGATGGGAACAGAGGACATGTGGCCGTATCTCTTGGCTGTTAGCGGAATTCCTGCCGTCCTGCAGTTTGTGATGCTGCTTTTCTTCCCCGAGGCTCCTCGATACCTTTACATTGACAGAGGAGACACTGAAGGCTGCAGAAGAG CCTTGCAGTGGCTGTGGCAGGAGGAGGACTTAAAGCTGGAGTTGGATGacatggagaaggagaaagagagcgcACAGGGAGAGAAGGTGAAGACTGTGAAGGACGTGTTGACCTCCCGCTGTGTGAGATGGCAACTGCTGACTCTGGCCATCCCCTGTGCTGGAGTTCAGTTCTGCGGCATCAACGCC CTGTACTTCTATGCCTTTGACATCTTCCGCGAGTCGGGAGTGCCAAATGACAAGATGCATTACTTGGCCATTGGTATCGGAGCAACAGAGTTAATGGCAATAACCCTGTGT TCTTTCTTGATAGATCGTGCCGGCAGAAAGAAACTGATGGGGTATGGCTATCTCCTGATGGGCATCACAATGTCTCTACTTACGGTCATGCTGTCCATCAag gaTCTTAATTCATGGATCCCATATGTGAACATTGCCCTGATCTTTTGTGTCATCTGCATTTATGGACTTGGACCTT CCGGAGTGTCTATGGCTCTACCCGCTGACCTTTTCCTACAAGCCTGGCGTCCTTCTGCTTATGTGATCAGTGGGACGATCAACTGGCTCAGCATGTTCCTTGTGGGGATGTTATTCGGCTACGTAGTG GATGGACTTGGTCAATTCTGCTTTCTGATTTTTGTGGCTTACTCCATTTTCAGTGCAGGATTTATGATTCGTTTTGTCCCAGAGACCAAAGGAAAGACAATGGTTGAGATTATGGAAGACTTCAACAAACTGAATTACAAGAACAGTGGAATTGACGTAGAAACAACTGATATCACTCTTTCaacaaaattttaa
- the slc2a11a gene encoding solute carrier family 2, facilitated glucose transporter member 11 isoform X3, producing MSHSAALQKQGSSLTLVLMVVAAGTGGTLQYGYNLAIMNAPTTFIQTFINETALERWDIQLEDYQVTLVWTITVSIFSLGGFAGALIAGPMTIRFGRKKCLLLNNVFLMTGALLAVTSRSAKSFEMIIISRVLVGINSGISMNVQPMYFGESAPKHLRGASSLSSAVFAAFGVMLGQVVGLREILGSEPCWQYLLASNAIPGLIQLLTLPWFPESPRYLLIDRGDKEACINALRRLRGCEVQSSELNEILEEQAETKGMRPRRPWELFSDRAVRWQLITVMVISSAMQLCGNDSIYFYASYVFKEAGIADEKIQYVTVGTGTCEFTACIMCNLLVERKGRRFMLMGGFILMTIWAVVFTIALSFEHYISWMPYLSMACIFTYILSFGMGPAGVTGVLPTEIFNQTARPAAYMIAGSMMWLNLFITGMAFPFLVSELSQYCFVPFAGVCLLSALYVGLFLPETKGKSLSAITSEFHKLNFKGQDQNGPSQTEAQYQLGEVCRSTSL from the exons ATGTCACACTCCGCCGCGCTGCAGAAG CAGGGCAGCTCTCTGACACTGGTGCTAATGGTCGTTGCTGCGGGCACTGGAGGAACTCTTCAGTACGGCTACAACCTCGCAATAATGAATGCCCCTACAACT TTTATTCAAACCTTTATCAATGAGACGGCCCTGGAGCGCTGGGACATCCAGCTGGAGGATTACCAGGTGACACTGGTCTGGACAATCACTGTCTCCATCTTCTCGTTGGGGGGCTTTGCGGGGGCTCTCATTGCAGGGCCTATGACCATACGTTTTGGAAG GAAGAAATGTCTGCTGCTGAACAACGTTTTCCTCATGACTGGTGCGCTCTTAGCCGTGACAAGTAGATCTGCCAAGTCTTTTGAGATGATCATTATCTCACGCGTGCTGGTCGGAATAAATTCTG GAATCAGCATGAACGTGCAACCGATGTACTTTGGAGAAAGTGCGCCAAAGCACCTGCGGGGGGCCAGCTCACTGTCGTCAGCTGTTTTTGCCGCATTCGGTGTAATGTTGGGACAGGTGGTCGGACTCAG AGAGATTTTGGGCAGCGAGCCGTGTTGGCAGTACCTTCTCGCCAGTAATGCCATTCCTGGCCTCATTCAGCTCCTGACACTGCCGTGGTTCCCAGAAAGCCCCAGATACCTGCTCATAGACAGGGGCGACAAGGAGGCCTGCATCAACG CTCTGAGACGTCTCCGTGGGTGTGAGGTCCAGAGCAGCGAGCTCAATGAGATCCTGGAGGAACAGGCAGAAACCAAAGGCATGAGGCCCAGACGACCCTGGGAGCTGTTCAGCGATCGCGCCGTTCGCTGGCAGCTCATCACCGTCATGGTCATCAGCAGTGCCATGCAGCTCTGTGGCAATGACTCG aTTTACTTCTATGCATCGTATGTGTTCAAAGAAGCTGGAATAGCCGATGAGAAAATCCAGTACGTCACCGTTGGCACTGGTACATGTGAATTCACGGCCTGTATAATGTGT AACCTGCTGGTCGAACGCAAAGGTCGGAGGTTCATGCTGATGGGAGGGTTCATCCTCATGACCATCTGGGCTGTTGTCTTCACAATCGCTCTGTCATTTGAG CACTATATATCCTGGATGCCCTACCTGAGCATGGCCTGCATCTTCACCTACATTCTCAGCTTCGGCATGGGACCAG CTGGAGTGACTGGCGTTCTGCCCACAGAGATCTTCAATCAGACTGCTCGGCCTGCGGCCTACATGATCGCCGGCTCCATGATGTGGCTCAACCTTTTCATCACTGGAATGGCCTTCCCATTTCTAGtg AGCGAGCTGAGTCAGTACTGTTTTGTGCCTTTCGCAGGCGTCTGCCTGTTGTCTGCGCTCTACGTCGGCCTGTTTCTGCCGGAGACCAAGGGGAAGTCTCTGTCAGCCATCACAAGTGAATTCCACAAGCTCAACTTCAAAGGCCAGGACCAAAACGGTCCATCGCAGACTGAGGCTCAGTATCAGCTGGGTGAAGTGTGTCGTTCCACGTCCTTGTAG
- the slc2a11a gene encoding solute carrier family 2, facilitated glucose transporter member 11 isoform X1: MSHSAALQKQGSSLTLVLMVVAAGTGGTLQYGYNLAIMNAPTTFIQTFINETALERWDIQLEDYQVTLVWTITVSIFSLGGFAGALIAGPMTIRFGRKKCLLLNNVFLMTGALLAVTSRSAKSFEMIIISRVLVGINSGISMNVQPMYFGESAPKHLRGASSLSSAVFAAFGVMLGQVVGLREILGSEPCWQYLLASNAIPGLIQLLTLPWFPESPRYLLIDRGDKEACINALRRLRGCEVQSSELNEILEEQAETKGMRPRRPWELFSDRAVRWQLITVMVISSAMQLCGNDSIYFYASYVFKEAGIADEKIQYVTVGTGTCEFTACIMCNLLVERKGRRFMLMGGFILMTIWAVVFTIALSFEHYISWMPYLSMACIFTYILSFGMGPAGVTGVLPTEIFNQTARPAAYMIAGSMMWLNLFITGMAFPFLVASACCLRSTSACFCRRPRGSLCQPSQVNSTSSTSKARTKTVHRRLRLSISWVKCVVPRPCRRTLSPDTYRHTHCLPYFDLNWSKSRGVRRYRENVLFHITESN, translated from the exons ATGTCACACTCCGCCGCGCTGCAGAAG CAGGGCAGCTCTCTGACACTGGTGCTAATGGTCGTTGCTGCGGGCACTGGAGGAACTCTTCAGTACGGCTACAACCTCGCAATAATGAATGCCCCTACAACT TTTATTCAAACCTTTATCAATGAGACGGCCCTGGAGCGCTGGGACATCCAGCTGGAGGATTACCAGGTGACACTGGTCTGGACAATCACTGTCTCCATCTTCTCGTTGGGGGGCTTTGCGGGGGCTCTCATTGCAGGGCCTATGACCATACGTTTTGGAAG GAAGAAATGTCTGCTGCTGAACAACGTTTTCCTCATGACTGGTGCGCTCTTAGCCGTGACAAGTAGATCTGCCAAGTCTTTTGAGATGATCATTATCTCACGCGTGCTGGTCGGAATAAATTCTG GAATCAGCATGAACGTGCAACCGATGTACTTTGGAGAAAGTGCGCCAAAGCACCTGCGGGGGGCCAGCTCACTGTCGTCAGCTGTTTTTGCCGCATTCGGTGTAATGTTGGGACAGGTGGTCGGACTCAG AGAGATTTTGGGCAGCGAGCCGTGTTGGCAGTACCTTCTCGCCAGTAATGCCATTCCTGGCCTCATTCAGCTCCTGACACTGCCGTGGTTCCCAGAAAGCCCCAGATACCTGCTCATAGACAGGGGCGACAAGGAGGCCTGCATCAACG CTCTGAGACGTCTCCGTGGGTGTGAGGTCCAGAGCAGCGAGCTCAATGAGATCCTGGAGGAACAGGCAGAAACCAAAGGCATGAGGCCCAGACGACCCTGGGAGCTGTTCAGCGATCGCGCCGTTCGCTGGCAGCTCATCACCGTCATGGTCATCAGCAGTGCCATGCAGCTCTGTGGCAATGACTCG aTTTACTTCTATGCATCGTATGTGTTCAAAGAAGCTGGAATAGCCGATGAGAAAATCCAGTACGTCACCGTTGGCACTGGTACATGTGAATTCACGGCCTGTATAATGTGT AACCTGCTGGTCGAACGCAAAGGTCGGAGGTTCATGCTGATGGGAGGGTTCATCCTCATGACCATCTGGGCTGTTGTCTTCACAATCGCTCTGTCATTTGAG CACTATATATCCTGGATGCCCTACCTGAGCATGGCCTGCATCTTCACCTACATTCTCAGCTTCGGCATGGGACCAG CTGGAGTGACTGGCGTTCTGCCCACAGAGATCTTCAATCAGACTGCTCGGCCTGCGGCCTACATGATCGCCGGCTCCATGATGTGGCTCAACCTTTTCATCACTGGAATGGCCTTCCCATTTCTAGtg GCGTCTGCCTGTTGTCTGCGCTCTACGTCGGCCTGTTTCTGCCGGAGACCAAGGGGAAGTCTCTGTCAGCCATCACAAGTGAATTCCACAAGCTCAACTTCAAAGGCCAGGACCAAAACGGTCCATCGCAGACTGAGGCTCAGTATCAGCTGGGTGAAGTGTGTCGTTCCACGTCCTTGTAGACGGACTCTTTCTCCTGACACGTACCGTCACACCCACTGTTTGCCTTACTTCGACCTGAACTGGAGTAAGTCACGTGGAGTCAGACGGTATCGGGAGAATGTTCTCTTTCATATCACTGAAAGCAACTGA
- the slc2a11a gene encoding solute carrier family 2, facilitated glucose transporter member 11 isoform X2 codes for MSHSAALQKGSSLTLVLMVVAAGTGGTLQYGYNLAIMNAPTTFIQTFINETALERWDIQLEDYQVTLVWTITVSIFSLGGFAGALIAGPMTIRFGRKKCLLLNNVFLMTGALLAVTSRSAKSFEMIIISRVLVGINSGISMNVQPMYFGESAPKHLRGASSLSSAVFAAFGVMLGQVVGLREILGSEPCWQYLLASNAIPGLIQLLTLPWFPESPRYLLIDRGDKEACINALRRLRGCEVQSSELNEILEEQAETKGMRPRRPWELFSDRAVRWQLITVMVISSAMQLCGNDSIYFYASYVFKEAGIADEKIQYVTVGTGTCEFTACIMCNLLVERKGRRFMLMGGFILMTIWAVVFTIALSFEHYISWMPYLSMACIFTYILSFGMGPAGVTGVLPTEIFNQTARPAAYMIAGSMMWLNLFITGMAFPFLVASACCLRSTSACFCRRPRGSLCQPSQVNSTSSTSKARTKTVHRRLRLSISWVKCVVPRPCRRTLSPDTYRHTHCLPYFDLNWSKSRGVRRYRENVLFHITESN; via the exons ATGTCACACTCCGCCGCGCTGCAGAAG GGCAGCTCTCTGACACTGGTGCTAATGGTCGTTGCTGCGGGCACTGGAGGAACTCTTCAGTACGGCTACAACCTCGCAATAATGAATGCCCCTACAACT TTTATTCAAACCTTTATCAATGAGACGGCCCTGGAGCGCTGGGACATCCAGCTGGAGGATTACCAGGTGACACTGGTCTGGACAATCACTGTCTCCATCTTCTCGTTGGGGGGCTTTGCGGGGGCTCTCATTGCAGGGCCTATGACCATACGTTTTGGAAG GAAGAAATGTCTGCTGCTGAACAACGTTTTCCTCATGACTGGTGCGCTCTTAGCCGTGACAAGTAGATCTGCCAAGTCTTTTGAGATGATCATTATCTCACGCGTGCTGGTCGGAATAAATTCTG GAATCAGCATGAACGTGCAACCGATGTACTTTGGAGAAAGTGCGCCAAAGCACCTGCGGGGGGCCAGCTCACTGTCGTCAGCTGTTTTTGCCGCATTCGGTGTAATGTTGGGACAGGTGGTCGGACTCAG AGAGATTTTGGGCAGCGAGCCGTGTTGGCAGTACCTTCTCGCCAGTAATGCCATTCCTGGCCTCATTCAGCTCCTGACACTGCCGTGGTTCCCAGAAAGCCCCAGATACCTGCTCATAGACAGGGGCGACAAGGAGGCCTGCATCAACG CTCTGAGACGTCTCCGTGGGTGTGAGGTCCAGAGCAGCGAGCTCAATGAGATCCTGGAGGAACAGGCAGAAACCAAAGGCATGAGGCCCAGACGACCCTGGGAGCTGTTCAGCGATCGCGCCGTTCGCTGGCAGCTCATCACCGTCATGGTCATCAGCAGTGCCATGCAGCTCTGTGGCAATGACTCG aTTTACTTCTATGCATCGTATGTGTTCAAAGAAGCTGGAATAGCCGATGAGAAAATCCAGTACGTCACCGTTGGCACTGGTACATGTGAATTCACGGCCTGTATAATGTGT AACCTGCTGGTCGAACGCAAAGGTCGGAGGTTCATGCTGATGGGAGGGTTCATCCTCATGACCATCTGGGCTGTTGTCTTCACAATCGCTCTGTCATTTGAG CACTATATATCCTGGATGCCCTACCTGAGCATGGCCTGCATCTTCACCTACATTCTCAGCTTCGGCATGGGACCAG CTGGAGTGACTGGCGTTCTGCCCACAGAGATCTTCAATCAGACTGCTCGGCCTGCGGCCTACATGATCGCCGGCTCCATGATGTGGCTCAACCTTTTCATCACTGGAATGGCCTTCCCATTTCTAGtg GCGTCTGCCTGTTGTCTGCGCTCTACGTCGGCCTGTTTCTGCCGGAGACCAAGGGGAAGTCTCTGTCAGCCATCACAAGTGAATTCCACAAGCTCAACTTCAAAGGCCAGGACCAAAACGGTCCATCGCAGACTGAGGCTCAGTATCAGCTGGGTGAAGTGTGTCGTTCCACGTCCTTGTAGACGGACTCTTTCTCCTGACACGTACCGTCACACCCACTGTTTGCCTTACTTCGACCTGAACTGGAGTAAGTCACGTGGAGTCAGACGGTATCGGGAGAATGTTCTCTTTCATATCACTGAAAGCAACTGA
- the LOC118310077 gene encoding solute carrier family 2, facilitated glucose transporter member 11 isoform X1 has translation MYPGPLLLVQPASGEQVQKMVGASKKLQYWRLYVLSMVLGIGGSFQYGIQVSVIASPEVHVQSFVNYTWKLRYGAPVDDSANQLIWSFIVAVLSLGAWAGAIHSGSLPVTYGRKKALLFNNVVAIVAALLMLFSRMAKSFEMILLGRFLYGYNVGLGLSVHLMYLGESSPKKLRGFLTLTSSIFIGFGKVTGQIIGIKEMMGTEDMWPYLLAVSGIPAVLQFVMLLFFPEAPRYLYIDRGDTEGCRRALQWLWQEEDLKLELDDMEKEKESAQGEKVKTVKDVLTSRCVRWQLLTLAIPCAGVQFCGINALYFYAFDIFRESGVPNDKMHYLAIGIGATELMAITLCSFLIDRAGRKKLMGYGYLLMGITMSLLTVMLSIKDLNSWIPYVNIALIFCVICIYGLGPSGVSMALPADLFLQAWRPSAYVISGTINWLSMFLVGMLFGYVVDGLGQFCFLIFVAYSIFSAGFMIRFVPETKGKTMVEIMEDFNKLNYKNSGIDVETTDITLSTKF, from the exons ATGTATCCTGGTCCTCTGCTCCTTGTGCAGCCAGCATCTGGGGAGCAAGTGCAAAAAATGGTGGGTGCATCAAAAAAG CTGCAATATTGGAGGCTTTATGTTCTGTCGATGGTGTTGGGAATCGGTGGATCCTTTCAGTATGGGAttcaggtgtctgtcattgCTTCTCCAGAAGTG CACGTTCAGAGTTTTGTGAACTACACATGGAAGTTGAGGTACGGTGCTCCAGTGGACGACTCTGCCAACCAGCTCATCTGGTCCTTCATCGTGGCTGTGTTGAGTCTCGGTGCCTGGGCCGGGGCCATTCACAGCGGCAGCCTTCCCGTCACTTATGGCCG gaaaAAAGCCCTCTTATTCAACAATGTTGTGGCGATTGTTGCTGCTCTGCTCATGCTCTTCAGTCGCATGGCCAAATCCTTTGAGATGATTTTGCTGGGCAGATTTCTCTATGGATATAATGTTG GTCTTGGCCTGAGTGTTCACCTCATGTATCTCGGGGAGAGTTCGCCAAAGAAACTCAGAGGTTTCCTGACTCTCACCAGCTCAATCTTCATCGGTTTTGGGAAAGTAACTGGTCAAATAATTGGCATCAA GGAGATGATGGGAACAGAGGACATGTGGCCGTATCTCTTGGCTGTTAGCGGAATTCCTGCCGTCCTGCAGTTTGTGATGCTGCTTTTCTTCCCCGAGGCTCCTCGATACCTTTACATTGACAGAGGAGACACTGAAGGCTGCAGAAGAG CCTTGCAGTGGCTGTGGCAGGAGGAGGACTTAAAGCTGGAGTTGGATGacatggagaaggagaaagagagcgcACAGGGAGAGAAGGTGAAGACTGTGAAGGACGTGTTGACCTCCCGCTGTGTGAGATGGCAACTGCTGACTCTGGCCATCCCCTGTGCTGGAGTTCAGTTCTGCGGCATCAACGCC CTGTACTTCTATGCCTTTGACATCTTCCGCGAGTCGGGAGTGCCAAATGACAAGATGCATTACTTGGCCATTGGTATCGGAGCAACAGAGTTAATGGCAATAACCCTGTGT TCTTTCTTGATAGATCGTGCCGGCAGAAAGAAACTGATGGGGTATGGCTATCTCCTGATGGGCATCACAATGTCTCTACTTACGGTCATGCTGTCCATCAag gaTCTTAATTCATGGATCCCATATGTGAACATTGCCCTGATCTTTTGTGTCATCTGCATTTATGGACTTGGACCTT CCGGAGTGTCTATGGCTCTACCCGCTGACCTTTTCCTACAAGCCTGGCGTCCTTCTGCTTATGTGATCAGTGGGACGATCAACTGGCTCAGCATGTTCCTTGTGGGGATGTTATTCGGCTACGTAGTG GATGGACTTGGTCAATTCTGCTTTCTGATTTTTGTGGCTTACTCCATTTTCAGTGCAGGATTTATGATTCGTTTTGTCCCAGAGACCAAAGGAAAGACAATGGTTGAGATTATGGAAGACTTCAACAAACTGAATTACAAGAACAGTGGAATTGACGTAGAAACAACTGATATCACTCTTTCaacaaaattttaa
- the trub2 gene encoding mitochondrial mRNA pseudouridine synthase TRUB2: MATPAVRMYRRLEGLFCAYKPPGVHWKLVRDTVETNLLKGLSAAPPPPCPQEVRFLAQPGSDAEAPKGLTLSVASVPALSHHPLVTGPEFRHIRVGVGHRLDASSSGVLVLAVGNGNKVLNDLYQTRTTRDYTLEGEFGSATDDFSDKGRVVERSTYDHITLDKLNRVLAMMQGANQKAMLMYSNVDMHSQEAYEMAVQGLLGPEGKSVPILTGLRCIHFQPPNFTLEVQCLNETQKYLRKVVHEIGLELRSAAACKGVRRTRDGPFTLRDALTRHHWKASDVMHAMQQYHSCKKTKKTLQVTDQETRITTTGRKSESQSPNETNSVSR; this comes from the exons ATGGCGACTCCAGCCGTGCGCATGTATCGGAGGTTGGAGGGTTTGTTTTGTGCGTACAAGCCTCCCGGTGTTCACTGGAAACTCGTACGGGACACCGTCGAGACCAATCTTCTGAAAG GTTTGAGTGCTGCACCGCCGCCGCCTTGTCCTCAGGAGGTCCGCTTTTTGGCACAACCCGGAAGTGATGCCGAGGCACCCAAAGGTCTCACACTGTCCGTGGCGTCTGTGCCTGCTCTGTCCCACCACCCCCTGG TAACTGGACCTGAATTCCGGCATATAAGAGTTGGAGTCGGACATCGCCTGGACGCCTCTTCCTCTGGAGTTTTAG TTCTTGCAGTTGGGAATGGAAACAAGGTCCTCAATGATCTCTACCAAACACGAACCACAAGG GACTACACACTGGAGGGTGAGTTTGGGAGTGCAACAGACGATTTCTCTGACAAGGGTCGTGTTGTGGAAAGGTCCACCTATG ATCACATCACACTGGACAAGCTGAACAGAGTCCTGGCGATGATGCAGGGAGCCAATCAAAAGGCGATGTTAAT GTATTCCAATGTCGACATGCACTCACAGGAAGCCTATGAGATGGCCGTGCAAGGTTTACTGGGTCCGGAGGGGAAGTCGGTGCCTATTTTGACAGGCCTGCGTTGCATTCACTTCCAGCCCCCCAACTTCACGTTAG AGGTGCAGTGCCTAAATGAAACTCAGAAATATTTGCGCAAAGTCGTCCACGAGATAGGACTCGAGCTGCGCAGTGCGGCGGCGTGTAAAGGAGTGAGACGGACCAGAGACGGACCTTTCACACTCCGGGACGCCCTGACACGTCACCACTGGAAGGCTTCTGATGTTATGCATGCCATGCAACAATACCACTCCTGTAAGAAAACTAAAAAGACACTCCAAGTCACAGATCAAGAAACCAGGATTACAACCACtggaagaaaaagtgaaagcCAGTCACCAAATGAAACCAACAGTGTCAGCAGGTAG